Proteins encoded in a region of the bacterium genome:
- a CDS encoding DUF559 domain-containing protein, with amino-acid sequence MRQKPIGEYIVDFYCSRLKLVIEIDGESHNESRFEYDMERNNPLCPLY; translated from the coding sequence ATGAGACAAAAGCCTATTGGGGAGTATATTGTTGATTTTTATTGTAGTAGACTAAAACTGGTAATTGAAATTGATGGAGAAAGCCACAACGAGAGTAGATTTGAGTACGATATGGAAAGAAACAACCCCCTATGCCCCCTTTATTAA